A portion of the Nitratidesulfovibrio termitidis HI1 genome contains these proteins:
- a CDS encoding CopG family ribbon-helix-helix protein, translating into MKYQMMESAQSKTEENVMPKAETRVLTAHVPVPLAEKVDEVANRLERSRGWIMKQALSSWIAQEEERDRLTYEALADVDADRVIDHQAVQAWADSLSTDEPLSVPR; encoded by the coding sequence ATGAAATATCAGATGATGGAGTCTGCACAGAGCAAGACTGAGGAGAACGTCATGCCCAAGGCTGAAACTCGCGTGCTGACTGCTCATGTACCTGTGCCACTGGCAGAAAAGGTAGACGAGGTGGCTAACCGTTTGGAACGCTCTCGCGGCTGGATCATGAAGCAAGCGCTCTCATCTTGGATCGCCCAAGAGGAAGAGCGCGACCGGTTGACGTATGAAGCGCTCGCCGACGTGGATGCGGATCGCGTCATCGATCATCAGGCTGTGCAGGCATGGGCGGATAGTCTGAGTACCGATGAACCGCTGTCGGTGCCTCGCTAA
- a CDS encoding type II toxin-antitoxin system Phd/YefM family antitoxin: protein MNIVPMHQAKSSLSQLVKRAAGGETIFIGSYGRAEAVLKSAASAKPKKRLGLLKGKLKVPDDFDAPLPPELLAAFEGSEE from the coding sequence ATGAATATCGTCCCCATGCATCAGGCCAAGAGCTCTCTGTCGCAGTTGGTAAAGCGTGCAGCGGGTGGTGAAACCATTTTCATCGGCAGCTATGGTCGAGCAGAGGCCGTCCTTAAGTCGGCCGCAAGTGCTAAGCCTAAAAAGCGCCTTGGTCTTCTGAAGGGCAAGCTGAAAGTCCCCGACGATTTCGACGCTCCTCTGCCGCCGGAACTTCTCGCGGCGTTTGAAGGGAGCGAGGAATGA
- a CDS encoding YagK/YfjJ domain-containing protein — MFITENTYKDYPVQAYDDKPCRIDILDAIIDRIEYMTSRFSRVLFIRFDLRYPRNFYSSRGNDDIQRFFNSFTRYLSRKGIAFQYVWVREQSREKHQHYHVMLLLNGNLTCHSWNHMEKADQLWQRALGIDYPGLLQKCNRSRDGNRHPDFIHLDRHDACYERDIGRCVEWASYLSKTRTKGYAPLNVREWGASFLDN; from the coding sequence ATGTTTATCACAGAAAACACTTACAAAGACTACCCAGTTCAAGCGTATGACGACAAGCCCTGTCGTATCGACATACTCGATGCCATCATTGACCGCATTGAATACATGACGAGTAGATTCAGCAGAGTGCTCTTCATCCGCTTTGACTTACGATATCCGAGAAACTTCTATTCATCCCGTGGAAACGACGACATTCAGCGCTTTTTCAACAGCTTTACACGCTATTTATCCCGCAAGGGGATAGCCTTCCAGTACGTCTGGGTACGTGAACAATCCAGAGAAAAACACCAGCATTACCACGTGATGCTCCTCCTAAATGGCAACCTCACATGCCATAGCTGGAACCACATGGAGAAGGCAGACCAACTCTGGCAGCGTGCCCTTGGGATCGACTACCCTGGCCTCCTTCAAAAGTGCAACCGAAGCAGAGACGGCAACAGGCACCCTGACTTCATCCACCTGGATCGTCATGATGCCTGCTATGAACGGGATATTGGTCGTTGTGTGGAGTGGGCCAGCTACCTGTCTAAAACGAGGACCAAGGGCTACGCCCCCTTGAATGTGCGTGAATGGGGAGCGAGCTTCCTTGACAACTGA
- a CDS encoding type II toxin-antitoxin system RelE/ParE family toxin — protein MNLKWTSRALSDLARLYEFLAPVDQPAASRAVQALAKAPTVLLTKPRIGEQLFAFAPREVRRLLVGHYEMRYEIQDSTVYVLRLWHTRESR, from the coding sequence ATGAACCTGAAATGGACCAGCAGGGCGCTTTCCGACCTGGCACGTCTGTATGAATTCTTGGCCCCTGTTGACCAGCCTGCTGCCTCACGGGCGGTGCAGGCATTGGCCAAGGCTCCGACCGTCCTGTTGACCAAGCCGCGCATCGGTGAGCAACTCTTTGCGTTCGCCCCTCGCGAGGTCCGGCGGTTGCTTGTCGGGCATTATGAGATGCGTTACGAGATTCAGGACTCGACAGTCTACGTGCTGCGACTGTGGCATACTAGGGAGAGTCGCTGA